A segment of the Lolium perenne isolate Kyuss_39 chromosome 3, Kyuss_2.0, whole genome shotgun sequence genome:
ctacattgccatgtgctcgcttcaattgtgtatgctatgtttgtcacagcggaAGGAGATCGAAAAAACAGATGAGGAGTGCGAGGTTATCTGGGAGCAGAGCGGGACAGATGACAAGCCTGTCGGACCGTTGcggtatttcattaaggtatgatcaccaactttgaatgtacgctactatgatgtggtggatttgtaaccatgaacggcatgacgcagaacactgcacgaaagatgcggcggttagccagcttgctaggttgccgggaagccgaaatcgctacatcttcctcttcagaagagcgggaggtatggactattttgttgctgtcaaacatgttcttactaatttcaacttttataatctcatgtgttcgtgtttgtgaagattcctgaggacgacctaattctgagtcaaggcatacttccaaagcgtacctcgaagcaagccccacggtcagcttaccagttcaagccaaggggcaaggctccaaaccggtacactccggaagattatgtcaaccgaggaaagaaggttgttaCTGAGGAGGATGACGGGCCGCGGCGGAGATCAgctttgtcgaggatgaggaacgacgagccgttctcttcagatgaggaggaggaggaggaggagcaggaggagcaggagcagcagcaacaacagccacggcagcggacgaagaggatggccgtccggaagcagcccgcgaggacggcacgtcgaggacgctactaggatgtgctacgtgttgttgtgaactctatattcataagtatcgatttgtgaaccctatgtcatttcgaaccatggtctgtaatgctacttgttgtttgaatctacgtgctacaatgtgacctatgaagtgttatatgtgtatgtcatgaaattgctacttgttgtgtccaatgttgtactcgtaactgttggagtttggtaggatttttcatttttttaacacaagtcaatgtgtcgcGCCCTTGCCACTGGCGCCACaaatgctagtgtggcgcccgcggcttcggcgccacacatgccaacttatatgaactacttggtcgaaaacatccagggctctggacgataagtccttagccgttttcacgagcctctatgtgtggcgcccgtggcatcggcgccacacatgctagtgtggcgcccgtggcatcggcgccacacatcgagcctcgcaaaacggctaagtcccagaggaattgtctcacagtatgttttgggggattacaagtgcatgtgtggcgccgttgggaggggcgccacacatgctgccacgtcggatgggcgcaccagctcagcggcgagggggccacgtcggctggatCAGTGGCGCCGACTggaggggagccacatgggcatATGTGGCGCCCGTgtggggggcgccacacaaaagggttagattggtgaaatagtttcgccggagggtcattctgtgcttttctttcacttttgggttattttcgtGTAAATCGCCGAAGATGGATGAGGCTCCGTAGGAATCAGACGGGAGGTCGATTTTTACAATCACAAGTGTGCTGACACACTTTTAGCTAGACTAGCATACATACTACAAATTCAGCAGGCAACCTTCTTGACGGACAACGCTACCTTGGCAAAAGCTGCTTCCACCAGAGAAATCCTCCATGCTCCAGGATATTGGGTAATCAGACCAGAACTTGCTGACATGGTAGCGACCTCTTCCTTTGATGCTTCCAAGGTTTTTCACATATCAAGAAGCCTCAATTTTAGAGCTCATCATCAGACTAGACTAGCTCTTAAGCTTCAGAGCAGGCCCTTTTCTTTCAGATGTTTAGGTACAAGCAACAGAGTTTGCCTAAATGCAAATGTAGCCGCTGTGTCTTGCGTGTCCCACTGCACGCTTCTCCTTGTAAAATGTTGCTAGATCAATAAGAAATATCTtctgtgttcaaaaaaaaaaaaagtgtgcTGACACACTCTTTTAGCTTCCTGTATTCGCACCTGACCTTGAATGGTTGTATTATATTTTTGTTTTCTGACAGTAATTACTGAGCTTCAAATTGTGGGTCTGCATATTGGAATACGATTTCATATGTGATAACCAATGCAATTTCATAATGTTTTGCTAATTTTGGCTTAAGTCTATATATTTGAGCCCATTAAAAATAAGAAGCCAACCATGTTCATCTGAGAATATTGGTAGCAAGTCAAGTTTCAGGGTTTACAGTTTCAGAAGACATTCACTGGTAGAAATCCAGGTTAGTCTTAGTCAGCACAAAAGTATAATGTGTAGATGAAGCTACCAGCATGCAAGGTTGGCATAGCTGATTCGGATCAAAATTGTATAGAGTGAAAAATGTTGAATAATACTGCTTATGTGCAAGTTGTGCACAACTAACCATAATCAGAGAATTGGTATCACGCACACACTGAACACGTCAAAACTTGATGCTCCACATAGTTGATAATTCATAAATTATAAGAAAACAAGTTTGACATTAGTATATCTATGGCTAAAAGACCATTCTAGAAGGTGGAAATCAGAACAATAATAGACCGCTAGTGATTTGCCTGCTTCTCTCCTTCGAGTTGTGCCTAGATAGCATTTCTTCTCTTTGCAACCTTTGTCATCTCCTCTCCCCTTTCACATCTCACCTTCCTCTCAACGGCCCATGGTACCCCGACCTGCAATTGAAACAGAAGAGGTATATATATAGAGACCAGCTTCACCTCATATTGTACCGTCAGGTAGTTGAGCGATAACTTGGTTGATTGCTGATGTCAACTTGCTAGCTTCAATACTGAAGGTTTTGTGATAATATTAACATCCTTTGCAAAAAATTGGATGGCATCAGCTGAAAATTTACACAAGAGCAACAAAACAAATTACAGAGCAGGAAAAAGAAAGGAGATGTGTGGTATTGATAAAATTTAGGTACATGCGGCAGTTCAGTAAGCGACATGTTGAGTTTTTAACAACCAAGTATCAACTCAAATTTCAAAGTGCAAGCCTGTAGCCAACCATCTTCAATTTTCTTAATTTTGGCATATCTAATCTACTTACCTAAATACAAGCTAACCCAGTTCTTCGCTTCTGAAATCTATGTACTCCTGACACTACGAAAGATGCTTGTGTCAATAAAATTATGTTTTTACCATTTCACAGAAACACAAACATTACTGTTCACTAATTGAGCTGCAAAAGATAACCACCACCATCAAATTAACACTTATTCCACACAGACAAGGATCAACAAAAACGATACACAAGCCTTGCAACTCCTGATCTACGTAGCAAACAATTATAGCATCATGAAAGAGATCTACAGTTATCCCCATTTTCAAATAATTCGATTATTACACAGAGAAAAACATATATGTAATCCAGATAACCTGACGAACATTTACACCTACTTTACCACAATGATAAAGTCATTTGATTATAGCTCTATCACAAGAAAGTTTCCAAAAAAACGCCATGACCACAAGCTTTACCCACTGAGAGAAGTAATTGACAACTAACCATTTGCCAGCATCAGCATTAATTATAGGTACCAAAGGCTAGAAAATCCATGATGCAATCTAGTTAGGCTCTACAAAGTTCTTGACAGAGTGGAAATTATTCAGAATAGAAATGCACACTCTAATGAATAGATACTTCCAGACACGTTCAATAAATAACATGTTCCAACAAGTGGACGTCCCTACCAAACCATTCAAGTCTTTCACAGATTGCAATTATATGCCCATGACTATTTTTCACAGAGCTCATCATGATTGCCACAAGGGTTTTACATTGTTTCGCAAATATATGAATTCCTAACCTGCTTATTTGCATTGCGGCATGATATGGAGGTGGTCATACAGTAAATATGTGCATAGATACCtttacacacacaaaaaaacgAATTTCATAGACATACCTAATTTATCTAAAAGTATTAATCTCTGTTTTATCATCTCAACCGAATCATCTAAAAAGATCCTATACTTGCAGTATGATCCAACTTTCAAAAGAAAGAGGTCAAATATTTACCTGTTTGAACAGTAAGATTTAAGCCCAATTCTTCTATAGAATTATAGAACTCCATCTTCTTCCTCTAGAACACACCTGAACCATCGCAAAGACATATAAAGAGCCCGCATATGGGTGAATGTGTAACGCCATCAACCAACGTAAAAAAATGAATGCATAATGGAATGTACACATAACATGGACCTACCTTTCAAAGAAAGAGTCAATATTAGGCAAGTCTTCATTGAGGTACCATCTGCAAGCAGAACCACCCCTAAGTGTCTCATCATCTACACGAGTACATTAGAGTTCAATGTAATAAGGATATATTTTTTTCTTGATACCTTCAGGCTTCAGGTGCTCACTAAACTAGAATGCAATGCATCAAATGTTAAAAAACAAACCCACTGTTATAATATTTTATAAGGACACCAAAAAAGATCCCAACAGCAGCAGAGCTCTAGCCATTATCATTGAATTCAGCAGCTCTTTGTCTCCAAAGCACACATTTGAGCCCAGCGTTCCTGCATTTTTTGTTGGTTTGCCCAATCATTATGCACAAGCGTTAGCCCACTGAAAGAATATAAAACAATAATAAGTGAACACATGGGCCTAACCTTTGATCTCTCGGAGAAAAGGCCCTCTTTGCAGTGTTGGGTGTATTGGTGTTCATGAGAACACGTGTCAATTGGCAAATCAAAGCAGACAGGAACATGCATGAAAATATAAGGGCAAAACACATAGCGAAAAATGAATCTTTGGCTTCAGCACGTGACAACAAGTAACATAAAGGGACCAAGTTATACACATACATAAGGAGCGAATAAGGCAACATCCTTAAGCTCACTGACGGTTGTCCTCCAAATTCGATTTTGTAACATCTTTATCTGATCTGGTATGCGGTAGTGTGTTTTTCAAGTCAAATTCTCATAAGCACCACTTCAGGTCAGGATATAGTGCCAAAATTGCTCCCTTACAAAACTGCATGAAGTACATCTTATCAATACAACCTAGTCACTTAAAGGATTTCATCTCAAAGAGAGTAATATTATAAACTGGGTTTGCATGCTTATATACCTCGAAAGATGATTGATGTCAAGTCGATTCATCTCTCTGAtgcatacaaaaaaaaagattAGGAAGCCTCTATGATTCCTGTAAAAATACAAGGAAAGTAGGAGTCAGCAAAAATGATTAGGAAAAATCTTGCACGGAAAATTTTCCATAAATGATTAGTACGCATCAAATGTACTTACGAAAGCAACaggaaaaaatatatatatcacAAAGATAGCCTTTCAGTATAGCTAGATGATCTAGATCCTTGATTTTGACCAAATCATTTAGAATAGTTTTTTGGCTTTTGGGTTTGAGCGGGGGAAACCGTCTCTCGACCTTGGTTTCACGGGGGAACACGGGGAAAATGGGAATGAAAGGAAAGAATGGAAAAAATTATAACATGTGGGGTCATTTTTTAAGTCGACCAACTCACAAACCTACACTAGTCGAGACTAGTCAAGACTAGTCGATCGACTCGATCGACTCATCAAATGAGTCGAGTCGACTGGCTGAGTCGACCTTGCAAATGCGACTCGTAGACTAGTCGTCGACTAGTCTCGACTAGTCTTTCGACTCGAAATCCATGATCTGATGTACTTCATAGTTGCTTTCTTGTCACTGAATTAGCTCCATTATTCCCAATGAAAATCCTTATGCTATAACTGAAGCCGTGGCAAGTGACCAATTCATCAAGACATAGAGTGCATTGTCCAATCCCAAGAAATAAAGAAGTTGCAAGGGGGCATGATTGGAAGTGGGCAGAGAATACCCCGCACCTGCAGTTCTGTAAATCAACAACAACAAATGCCAAATAGCAAAGGGTACCATGACAGTATGATTGTTCCACACCGTAACCAATAAATAGGAGGCCGAATCACAAACTATCAGCATGGGGTATATATCTGTATTTAGATGGAGAAAATACAGCGAAAAAATGGGAATCACGTACCTCAGTCCAAACTGCCGCCGTGATGCGCGGCTCTTCGGCCTTCGATCTGTTGAGGGAGAGAGCTGAGTGGCAGCGCATCCCGGCCTTCGGGACGGCCGATATGGCGACATCGCCCGACCTTCCAGGGCCATGCCGACCGCCATCGCTCTGGCCGTCAAGCCTCTGAGGTTGACTTGCCTCCGACTGCTTCCACCACGGGCTGGCGACGTAGATGAAGCCGTAGTGGTGGAGGCGGCTAGGAACCGGCCGGAGAGGacgagaggaagaagatgagggcATGGGGAGCCGCAGCTGGGATGTGAAAGATGGAGGAGGTTGCGTGTGGGGAGAGGAAGCGTGCGACCAATCACTTTACCTTTTTTTCCTCGCTCGTCCAACCTTTTCTTTCgacttttctctctctctctcacaatCGCCAACCCTCGCGGCAGGTGCGTACCGTGGATAGCCCCAGAAGCCTCCCTACCCACACGCACTTGCTTGTTCTCAATGGTAGATAATTATTGGATTTTTTATAACCATGATTTTTTACCACATTTTGAGCTAATTCTAGAAGCTCACTTAGTTATGTGATTCAACAAAAATTAATCCGTAGCAAAGCACGGGCACTTGTGCTAGTCTCATGCAATATACACAATAGTAGTACAGACTGAAAGTAAACAAGTTGCAGTAGTACTGAAAAACAAAGCGAAGCAAGTACAGAGATGCCACTTACACATGTGCAAGGAAAAGGGCTGAAGTGTTTTTAACATTGAAGCCATTAGCACAAGTGTTTTTAACATGCCAATAAAATGAGGAGAAGTGAAATGATGCAAAATAAAATGAAATACAGTCAAGCCAGTGGCCATGCATGATGCATCCATGTATGTTCTCTAGGATTTTCTACTTGAACAGAGCATTAGTATTGCGCTAGGACTAGGAGTAGTACTCCATAATTTTCTGTGGTTTCTTTCAGCCGCAGTACTCGAACAGAAGGAGACACAAACAAGTGACGTGATATAAATCGTGAGTCCTGTCAGTAATCAAAGGCTGATGATCGAAAACAAATCCTTCCACCACGTGTCGAACAGAAGCGAGCACTGCAGGCCGGGACCACGGCACAAAAGTTCCTAGGTTTTTTTCTGCTTAATTATTTGCAGGACCCCATAAACGTAGCCGAAACCGGTAGCCGCCGGCCCGGTCCAGCTCTCCATACCAACCCGGACTCCTCCCGCAGCGCAACCTAATTAACCTTCTCCCCTCACGTCACCTCTCGCTGACATGTGGGTCCGGACCTCGTCCCAGCGTCCCCGGCCCCACATAGCAGCGAGAGAGCGCGGGAGCAGGAGAGTCAACGTGGTAGGAGCCAACCCGTGGGCTCTGGCCAAATAAGTCGGTACGGCCACGCGTTCCCGTTCCCCTCTCGCACTCGCCGCACTCCCACCCAGCCGCCGAGGTCCGTccccgcctccgccgcctcctcgtcCCGCGGCCGGTCCGGCGCCGGCGTCCATGGACACAGAGTAAGTCACCTCCTCCCCCCCTCTCCGCCGGCGCCGCGATTGGACCGCGCCTCCACTTCCAAATCTCCTCCATTATCCGGATTGGTTCGGCGATCGGCTCAGGGTCTCTTCTTCTTATCCCGTGCAGGTCCCGCGGGCTGCAGCAGGGGAGCTCGGCCTGCTGGTCGACGGGCGCCGCCGCGTGGGGCTCCTCGCAGCAGAAGCGCCAGCGGTGCGAGGTAATTCCGTCGCTTCCCCGCTCCCGAGCTCATCTTCTTGGTGCTATTATCGATTGCCACGGGCGCGGCGCGCCCGGGGTGGTGTGGCGCGTCCTAGGGTTTTGCATCGGCAGCGATCAATCTGGGGTTTTTCGTCGCGAGAGAAGACGCGATCTTGGCGCTAGGGTTTGGATTTTGGGGGCGGAATTTTGGGGTTCGGGTTTCTTTGTCGAGGTGCTTCGGGATGGGTTCTTGCGGCGCCTATCCTTTGTCAGGTCGATTGATGCAATGCCGGACACAATTGGCTTGAGGTCCGCGATCAATTCGGGCTTTAGGGTGTTTTTTTCAGTCTGGGGGTTTTCTTGTTCTTCTACTCAGCTCCTTTGTTGATTCTTATCTCATCTTTCGGTAGAGATCATGAGTTTGAGATTAACTGTTTCCCCTTCGAAACCATTAGAACGGTCTTTCCTTTCACCGATTGATAAATTTATAAGGTGAACTAGAATGCTTACACTGAATACTATGGTTGACTTCTATTTATGCCAAAGATACACTCATGCAAGTCAATGGAAGTCCGATCCCTGTAACCATGATCCATATTCGCAATTTGATCTCAGTGATTAGCAACCAACACACAGACACTAATTAGATACAGTagcatatccttagttggagaagAAAGCACTTTCAAAGATTTTGGGGTTTCGGTTTCTTTGTCGAGGGGCTTCGGGATGGGTTCTTGCAGCGCCTATCCTTTGTCAGGTCGATTGGCGCAACGCCGGACGCAATTGGCTTTGGGCCTGCGATCAGTTCGGTTTGTTTGGAGATTTTAGGGTGTTTTGTTAATTCTGGGGGTTTTCTTGCTCTTCTGATCAGCTCTTGTTGATTCTTATCTCATCTTTCCGTACAGATCATGAGTTTGAGATTAACTGTTTCGCCATCGAAACCATTAGAACGGTCCTTCCTTTCACTGATTGATAAATTTACAAGGTGAACTAGAATGCTTACACTGAATACTACGGTAGACTTTTATGCCAACGATACACCTATGCAAGTCAATGGAAGACCAAACCCTGTACCCATGATTCATATTTTACCTCACTGACTAGCAACCAACACACAAAGGCTAATTAGATACAGTACCATATCCTTAGTTGCAGAAGGAAGCGCTTTCCAAGATTCGCCGTAAGGCAAGTATAATTTCCTCTGTTTTCAACTGACGTATTGCTATTCAACAGGGTTCTTCCAGCGACCAAGTCGGATCCAGCACGAGTGGTTCTGTGCAGATGTCTGAACCAGAGCTACCAGACGCTGATTATGTGGACAACGAGGAAGAAGATTACTATatggaggacgacgatgaggactgCGATGATGAAAATGacgatgaatctgaatatgaattTGATGAAGCCGACTTCAATCAGCAGCTCGCTGATAAGTTTGACGATTTAGACCTGCCTCCGGGCGTGGAGGCTACTGTACCGTGGCTGCAGAAAAGTGCAGCCCAGGATGAGGAGGAGCCCGAAATAACTGAGGATGAAATTACAAGGAAATATAAGGCGTTCCCACAGTTTTACACTGTTGAAAATTTCGCTGACCACCACTATGCTGACAAATCGGTGGGAAAGGTATTGTGTTGAAGTTATTGCTCTCATGTTGTACTCACTGTGGGTAGTTCTCTTTCTTTTATGCAGTGGTGTGATGCTTATGTTTTTTTTCATGTGCGTATTGTTTCAGCCAAGCAGAGATTGGGCAAAGAGAATTCAACATGAGTGGAAACTTTTGGAGAAAGACCTACCAGGTTAGATGTTTACAACTGGGTTTCTTTCTTCAGTTTGGCAAATAAAAAATAGGGAAACAGTATACCTACTTAAAGTTTAACTAGCATCTCCATGGCATTCTGGCAAGCTGGATTTTCTAGCCAACACCATTGGCTCTACTGCCTTTATGTGGCTGCTCGTTGGCATGTTGTTAGCACTGCCCGTGGTAAATTGAAATTTAGGTTTGGGGGCATATCCATAATCCTCTCTCACATAATGAAAGGGACAAATTTGTAACTTTCTCAAATTTGTAGCTTTCTCAAATTTGTATCTTTCTTGATCTGCGTGTATGGTTGAACTACACCTTATAAAGAAGACCAGAGGGAGTATAAATTGTTCCTATGACATATTTACACAATTCCTTCATTATGGGTTATATCTTCATAGAACTGTCAGTTAAAGCTTGCTCCATTATGGATGTATGCTACCTTATCCTCTTCGCATGTTATCTCCGTAAATTCTCAAGATTTTGTTGTATGTTATGTAAATCTAGTAGATCTGCACTTGTACTTTTCGTTAATATAGTGTGGCTAAATTGCATACTTATACGTCTTGAGTAACAAGTGAGGCTTAAATAGCACATTTTGAGCCCTAGGATCTTCATCCAGCGGTGAGACAAATAAATAAAAATTATGTAAACAAAGTTTGGACCTAGATATTTTTTATTATGGTCAATTAACAGCTAAGTTTAGTTGACTGAGATTTAGTTAATTATCATTCGACTTAGCACTAACAAATGCATTGATATCATGGAAGTGGACAATGTATGGTTTATTTCTTGGTACCTTTTCTTATATTTTCTGAAATTGGAAGTCTAAACTGTGAAAATACTCTTTTTGTAGCTTCTATCTTTGTCCGAGTTGCTGAAGATAGAATGGATCTTCTTAGGGCTGCGATTATAGGCCCCAAGGGAACGCCCTACCATGATGGCCTCTTCTTCTTTGATGCACATTTTACTGCTACTTATCCTTCTCAGCCTCCGGTATATGCATAAGCTTCAACACTTCTCTTTATGTTTATTTTAACTTTTCTTTATTAAGATGCTTACTACTGTTGGTGCTGCAGTTGGTATATTACCATTCCGGAGGACTTCGACTTAATCCAAACTTATACAATTGTGGAAAAGTCTGCCTTAGCCTCCTTGGTACCTGGAGTGGCAAAGGCTGCGAGACGTGGAACCCAGCTCAGTCAACCATGCTGCAGGTGCTTGTCTCCATTCAGGCTCTCATTTTGAACGAGAAGCCATATTTCAATGAGCCGGGATGGGCGGGCCAAGCGAATACTCCAAGTGGAGAACAGCATTCTATAGAGTATAACAAGAACACATTTCTGCTCTCATGCAGGACTATGTTGTATTCACTTAGAAAACCTCCGCAGGTAATGTTTCGCTAAATTAGTAAGTTATATCTCATTTTCATAGATCAACCCTGGAAGCTTATCTTAATAAGAAATTTACTTGTGACATGCTATTAGGTTAGCTGTTTTATTTCGTCAAGTATCTGGATCTTGTCATAGTTTACTGCATTTGCTGCTGTTATATACTTGAATGGCGCTCCTTGACAGTCATGCTACTCTTATTTTGGTGCACTAGTTTTAGTGGGCCTTAGGCTTGATTCAATTTCGGCCTAAATAAACAGCCAGCCTGGTATCTGAAAATTCTCTTTATAATCTAGTTGAAAATTAGCCACAAAAAGGTATTACCTCTGGCCCGAATTACTTGATGCAGAGCAGAGGCAAAGCAAGACCAATTAACCTCATGGTCTGCGGCAAGTAAATGGAGCTGGAGGGAATAAAAACAACTCAAAGAAACATTAAAATAGGCAAAAATGGGTGTGACCAACAGGATCACCATAATCCACCACAATGCCAAACGAAGCTTAAGACCCAGTTATTCTGGTTAATTATGTCAAATATTGTCCGTTCTAAAAGAACTTGTTTTTTCCAATCGTAATCGGCAAGGGTACTAAGACGTGTATTATGAGTACTCAATGGAATAGCATAATTTTAGAGCATTGTTTGGTATGCAAGGACTGTCATCTACAGAACAAAATGGTATGTACCAGAAGATTGGAAAAGGATGTGAAATGCAGTAGATTCTGTTTCGGACAGACCAAATTTATTAAAGATTACCTGAATATTCAATATTCCATTATCTTGATTGTGGCTAATACACTTGCATTCTCATCCTGACCAATGGGAACATGCTTCCTATATGGTATTGCAGAATGTCCTCACTAATTTAATGTTACTCCATTCTTCCCATATTATGTTGCATATAATTTCTTTTCAAAGTCAAATTCTGTGGAGTTTGACTATGTAAATAGGAAATATATCAACATCTATATAATATCAACAAATTATTGTTAGAACCATATTTTTTTTAAAGAAAATGCGAAGGATGGTCGGTTCAGTCCCTGGTTGCAATGATCAAAGGTGAGGCTAGACTATGGGCAAGAGCAGGCGCCAGCGGGTTTCGGGTCGTGATGCCAGCCACCTGGGATGTGCACTGAATTGCATGAAACTATGATGTAACCTGACTCTTAGGAGGATGTAAACCAACTCgtatcttttcaatgaaatgaaacatAAATGTCCTCTGCGTATTCTAAAAAGAAAGATGGTTCTAATAACAATAGGGATTCGATATTGTAGATGTTGGTATATTCTTCTATATATACTGGGTCAAACTTtgtaaagtttgactttgaccaaaaAATTTAAGCAACATAATTTCGGAAGGAGGAAACGTAACACAACAGCTCTCATTTGCAATTAGCATTCAGTTGAGTAACCTGATGAGTAGCATAGAACTTGATTTGTCTACTGCTATGCTATACTAACCATTCTTGATTTGTCTACTGCTATGCTATACTAACCATTCTTTGTTTTTGGCTCCTTGCAGTACTTTCCGGACCTCGTCGCCGGTCACTTCCGGGAACATGGGCGCACCATTCTCGCAGCATGCAAACATTACCTAGAGGGTAATATGGTTGGATCGGTAGTCCCTGAAGAGGAAGAAGGGGGCAATGGAGCATCTAGCAGCAACAGT
Coding sequences within it:
- the LOC127342051 gene encoding putative ubiquitin-conjugating enzyme E2 38 is translated as MDTESRGLQQGSSACWSTGAAAWGSSQQKRQRCEGSSSDQVGSSTSGSVQMSEPELPDADYVDNEEEDYYMEDDDEDCDDENDDESEYEFDEADFNQQLADKFDDLDLPPGVEATVPWLQKSAAQDEEEPEITEDEITRKYKAFPQFYTVENFADHHYADKSVGKPSRDWAKRIQHEWKLLEKDLPASIFVRVAEDRMDLLRAAIIGPKGTPYHDGLFFFDAHFTATYPSQPPLVYYHSGGLRLNPNLYNCGKVCLSLLGTWSGKGCETWNPAQSTMLQVLVSIQALILNEKPYFNEPGWAGQANTPSGEQHSIEYNKNTFLLSCRTMLYSLRKPPQYFPDLVAGHFREHGRTILAACKHYLEGNMVGSVVPEEEEGGNGASSSNSAPKQEASRVDPLLRRTQFCDSLNKLFEDLLMEFNVKGADTRKFLEEKLKKNLPAA